GATAACCAGTTTCTGAATAACACAACTATTACAATGAAATCGAAATGGTCATGTATTTCTAAAGCAAATACAACATAAGGAAAATTTGAAACAGAATGGCCAATAGTGTTTCAACACCGTTTGTAAGATCGCAAATTATAGGTAAAAACACTTAACGATCAAACTGGGGCACCTTGTCAGGCGCAGCAACCCTGAATGAGCGTGCAAAACTAAGTGAAGAAAATAGAAATATTCAATATTCATACAACGAGCACTCAGTAATTCAAGTTGATCGTCATATCTAGGTTTTGTCCGTCATAATGGAAGCTAGCAGCAGAAAACGCTGGCGCGCCGAGCACGCCTTTTACGTCGTTTGAAAAACCGTAACCTTCCTTTGGAACTCCCAACCAGCTAGTGTCAAGTTTGCCGTTCACATTTTCATCATGAATAATGGCAAGCGCATATGTTCCAGGCGCAATGTCATGAAAATCGAAACTCACCTGCTTATCGCGAACTTTTATTATCATGGCATTGGTTGCGCAGCGTAGATACTTAGTAGGAAAACCATCCGGAGATTCAAATAGCACGCACGCTACGCTTCCCTCACTGTTTCTTATGTCCAGAATTTCCACGTGAATAACTGGGGGGCATGGTGAGTCGGCAAAGGTGATGGTTGGAAAGTTCGCAGACATCATCAGTACTACAAACCATGTTACGAATCGAGTTCTCATGAGAACATGCATTTGCGTGCCCCTGATCGTCGAAGCCCACCTCTGACTTCCG
The window above is part of the Candidatus Scalindua japonica genome. Proteins encoded here:
- a CDS encoding DUF2141 domain-containing protein, yielding MSKLLGSQRWASTIRGTQMHVLMRTRFVTWFVVLMMSANFPTITFADSPCPPVIHVEILDIRNSEGSVACVLFESPDGFPTKYLRCATNAMIIKVRDKQVSFDFHDIAPGTYALAIIHDENVNGKLDTSWLGVPKEGYGFSNDVKGVLGAPAFSAASFHYDGQNLDMTINLNY